Part of the Spiroplasma turonicum genome, TGCAACTAAACATAGCTTAGATGTAAATGTTTATACTGCTCGAGAATTAATTTCATTAAAAACATCAGAAAGATATAAAAAATATACTGAATTATATTCTCATTATCCTAAAAATCTTCAACCAGAATTCACATTTATAAACGATTATAATGAACTTATTCAAGAAGTTAAAAATAAAAAATATAAAGCATTAAAATTAATGTATTCTTTTGATCCAATTAATGATGTTGCTCAATATGAAAGACTGGTTAAGTATTTAGAAAGTAAAAATCTTTATCATCCTCAAACATATATTCAATCAAGATTAATAATTGATGCAATGGAAAAAGGAACAAATAAACTATCAGGTTTAAAAATGTGATGTAAAATCATGAATGTAAATATAGACACTATTTATGCAATTGGTGACAATAATAATGATATTGAAATGGTTAAAGGATGTAAAAATGGTATTAGTGTGGGAAATGGTGTACAAGCATTAAAAGATGTATCTAAATTAGTAATTGATGAAATTGATAATAATGGAGTAGGTAAATATTTAAAGGAGTTATCAAAAGTTTATTAATATGAAAAAAGTTGCATTATTTGGAGGGAGTTTCGACCCTAT contains:
- a CDS encoding Cof-type HAD-IIB family hydrolase, which encodes MKLKETKLPYVASDLDGTIVRNEDFKILESTVIDIQEYQKLSGGKFFLITGRAYQNMKFYINQLNIELPIICSNGSAIIDPKSNEVLYEAEMNEQTVLELLDDATKHSLDVNVYTARELISLKTSERYKKYTELYSHYPKNLQPEFTFINDYNELIQEVKNKKYKALKLMYSFDPINDVAQYERLVKYLESKNLYHPQTYIQSRLIIDAMEKGTNKLSGLKMWCKIMNVNIDTIYAIGDNNNDIEMVKGCKNGISVGNGVQALKDVSKLVIDEIDNNGVGKYLKELSKVY